A portion of the Haliaeetus albicilla chromosome 29, bHalAlb1.1, whole genome shotgun sequence genome contains these proteins:
- the LOC104324863 gene encoding C-type lectin domain family 2 member A-like isoform X3, which translates to MQASCFCTGEESAAVMMPSQQRAEEGTSFSLKCIKDKKVPIGVTVVIAALLLTIIALAAKKCPSCPSRSSPVLPSCLGNGIGYREKCFYFVEDETDWNRSQISCLSLGANLATIDTQEELHFLLRYGSSLHYWIGLHREGSGPWKWSNGSLFSNWFEVRGKGQCAYINADGISSDWCSQMKYSVCSHPQKHPSGIQKDSEITLNFT; encoded by the exons ATGCAG GCTTCTTGCTTTTGCACAGGTGAAGAGTCGGCTGCTGTAATGATGCCATcgcagcagagagcagaggaagggaCCA GTTTTAGCCTCAAGTGCATTAAAGACAAAAAGGTCCCCATCGGGGTCACCGTGGTCATAGCAGCGTTGCTTCTCACCATAATCGCGCTGGCGG CTAAGAAATGCCCGTCCTGTCCATCCCGTTCCTCTCCTGTCCTTCCCAGCTGCCTGGGAAATGGGATCGGGTATAGGGAGAAGTGCTTTTACTTTGTGGAGGATGAAACGGACTGGAACAGGAGTCAGATCTCTTGCCTTTCTCTTGGAGCCAATTTGGCCACCAttgacacccaggaggagctg CATTTCCTCTTGCGCTATGGGAGTTCCTTGCACTACTGGATCGGTCTCCACAGGGAAGGCTCTGGACCTTGGAAATGGTCCAACGGGTCCCTCTTCAGCAACTG GTTTGAGGTCCGGGGCAAGGGCCAATGTGCCTATATCAATGCTGACGGGATCAGCAGCGACTGGTGCTCCCAGATGAAATACTCTGTCTGCAGCCACCCGCAAAAGCACCCCAGTGGGATTCAGAAAGATTCGGAAATCACTCTGAATTTCACCTGA
- the LOC104324863 gene encoding C-type lectin domain family 2 member A-like isoform X2, with amino-acid sequence MMPSQQRAEEGTSFSLKCIKDKKVPIGVTVVIAALLLTIIALAAKKCPSCPSRSSPVLPSCLGNGIGYREKCFYFVEDETDWNRSQISCLSLGANLATIDTQEELHFLLRYGSSLHYWIGLHREGSGPWKWSNGSLFSNWFEVRGKGQCAYINADGISSDWCSQMKYSVCSHPQKHPSGIQKDSEITLNFT; translated from the exons ATGATGCCATcgcagcagagagcagaggaagggaCCA GTTTTAGCCTCAAGTGCATTAAAGACAAAAAGGTCCCCATCGGGGTCACCGTGGTCATAGCAGCGTTGCTTCTCACCATAATCGCGCTGGCGG CTAAGAAATGCCCGTCCTGTCCATCCCGTTCCTCTCCTGTCCTTCCCAGCTGCCTGGGAAATGGGATCGGGTATAGGGAGAAGTGCTTTTACTTTGTGGAGGATGAAACGGACTGGAACAGGAGTCAGATCTCTTGCCTTTCTCTTGGAGCCAATTTGGCCACCAttgacacccaggaggagctg CATTTCCTCTTGCGCTATGGGAGTTCCTTGCACTACTGGATCGGTCTCCACAGGGAAGGCTCTGGACCTTGGAAATGGTCCAACGGGTCCCTCTTCAGCAACTG GTTTGAGGTCCGGGGCAAGGGCCAATGTGCCTATATCAATGCTGACGGGATCAGCAGCGACTGGTGCTCCCAGATGAAATACTCTGTCTGCAGCCACCCGCAAAAGCACCCCAGTGGGATTCAGAAAGATTCGGAAATCACTCTGAATTTCACCTGA
- the LOC104324863 gene encoding C-type lectin domain family 2 member A-like isoform X1 gives MAEALQDAGEESAAVMMPSQQRAEEGTSFSLKCIKDKKVPIGVTVVIAALLLTIIALAAKKCPSCPSRSSPVLPSCLGNGIGYREKCFYFVEDETDWNRSQISCLSLGANLATIDTQEELHFLLRYGSSLHYWIGLHREGSGPWKWSNGSLFSNWFEVRGKGQCAYINADGISSDWCSQMKYSVCSHPQKHPSGIQKDSEITLNFT, from the exons ATGGCGGAAGCTCTTCAGGATGCAG GTGAAGAGTCGGCTGCTGTAATGATGCCATcgcagcagagagcagaggaagggaCCA GTTTTAGCCTCAAGTGCATTAAAGACAAAAAGGTCCCCATCGGGGTCACCGTGGTCATAGCAGCGTTGCTTCTCACCATAATCGCGCTGGCGG CTAAGAAATGCCCGTCCTGTCCATCCCGTTCCTCTCCTGTCCTTCCCAGCTGCCTGGGAAATGGGATCGGGTATAGGGAGAAGTGCTTTTACTTTGTGGAGGATGAAACGGACTGGAACAGGAGTCAGATCTCTTGCCTTTCTCTTGGAGCCAATTTGGCCACCAttgacacccaggaggagctg CATTTCCTCTTGCGCTATGGGAGTTCCTTGCACTACTGGATCGGTCTCCACAGGGAAGGCTCTGGACCTTGGAAATGGTCCAACGGGTCCCTCTTCAGCAACTG GTTTGAGGTCCGGGGCAAGGGCCAATGTGCCTATATCAATGCTGACGGGATCAGCAGCGACTGGTGCTCCCAGATGAAATACTCTGTCTGCAGCCACCCGCAAAAGCACCCCAGTGGGATTCAGAAAGATTCGGAAATCACTCTGAATTTCACCTGA
- the LOC104325319 gene encoding C-type lectin domain family 2 member B-like isoform X1, producing the protein MAEALQDAGEESAAVMMPSQQRAEEGTSFSLKCIKDKKVPIGVTVVIAALLLTIIALAAKKCPSCPSRSSPVLPSCLGNGIGYRKKCFYFVEDEGDWNRSQISCLSLGAHLSTIDTQEELHFLLRYGSSFHYWIGLHREGSGPWKWSNGSLFSNRFEVRGKGQCAYINADGISSDWCSQMKYSVCSHPQKHPSGIQKDSEITLNFT; encoded by the exons ATGGCGGAAGCTCTTCAGGATGCAG GTGAAGAGTCGGCTGCTGTAATGATGCCATcgcagcagagagcagaggaagggaCCA GTTTTAGCCTCAAGTGCATTAAAGACAAAAAGGTCCCCATCGGGGTCACCGTGGTCATAGCAGCGTTGCTTCTCACCATAATCGCGCTGGCGG CTAAGAAATGCCCGTCCTGTCCATCCCGTTCCTCTCCTGTCCTTCCCAGCTGCCTGGGAAATGGGATCGGGTACAGGAAGAAGTGCTTTTACTTTGTGGAGGATGAAGGAGACTGGAACAGGAGTCAGATCTCTTGCCTTTCTCTTGGAGCCCATTTGTCCACCATTGACACGCAGGAGGAGCTG CATTTCCTCTTGCGCTATGGGAGTTCCTTCCACTACTGGATTGGTCTCCACAGGGAAGGCTCTGGACCTTGGAAATGGTCCAACGGGTCTCTCTTCAGCAACAG GTTTGAGGTCCGGGGCAAGGGCCAATGTGCCTATATCAATGCTGACGGGATCAGCAGCGACTGGTGCTCCCAGATGAAATACTCTGTCTGCAGCCACCCGCAAAAGCACCCCAGTGGGATTCAGAAAGATTCGGAAATCACTCTGAATTTCACCTGA
- the LOC104325319 gene encoding C-type lectin domain family 2 member E-like isoform X3: protein MAEALQDAGEESAAVMMPSQQRAEEGTSFSLKCIKDKKVPIGVTVVIAALLLTIIALAAKKCPSCPSRSSPVLPSCLGNGIGYRKKCFYFVEDEGDWNRSQISCLSLGAHLSTIDTQEELVNEKSLRNCISSCAMGVPSTTGLVSTGKALDLGNGPTGLSSATGLRSGARANVPISMLTGSAATGAPR, encoded by the exons ATGGCGGAAGCTCTTCAGGATGCAG GTGAAGAGTCGGCTGCTGTAATGATGCCATcgcagcagagagcagaggaagggaCCA GTTTTAGCCTCAAGTGCATTAAAGACAAAAAGGTCCCCATCGGGGTCACCGTGGTCATAGCAGCGTTGCTTCTCACCATAATCGCGCTGGCGG CTAAGAAATGCCCGTCCTGTCCATCCCGTTCCTCTCCTGTCCTTCCCAGCTGCCTGGGAAATGGGATCGGGTACAGGAAGAAGTGCTTTTACTTTGTGGAGGATGAAGGAGACTGGAACAGGAGTCAGATCTCTTGCCTTTCTCTTGGAGCCCATTTGTCCACCATTGACACGCAGGAGGAGCTGGTAAATGAGAAATCCCTGAGGAACTG CATTTCCTCTTGCGCTATGGGAGTTCCTTCCACTACTGGATTGGTCTCCACAGGGAAGGCTCTGGACCTTGGAAATGGTCCAACGGGTCTCTCTTCAGCAACAG GTTTGAGGTCCGGGGCAAGGGCCAATGTGCCTATATCAATGCTGACGGGATCAGCAGCGACTGGTGCTCCCAGATGA
- the LOC104325319 gene encoding C-type lectin domain family 2 member B-like isoform X2, with protein sequence MQASCFCTGEESAAVMMPSQQRAEEGTSFSLKCIKDKKVPIGVTVVIAALLLTIIALAAKKCPSCPSRSSPVLPSCLGNGIGYRKKCFYFVEDEGDWNRSQISCLSLGAHLSTIDTQEELHFLLRYGSSFHYWIGLHREGSGPWKWSNGSLFSNRFEVRGKGQCAYINADGISSDWCSQMKYSVCSHPQKHPSGIQKDSEITLNFT encoded by the exons ATGCAG GCTTCTTGCTTTTGCACAGGTGAAGAGTCGGCTGCTGTAATGATGCCATcgcagcagagagcagaggaagggaCCA GTTTTAGCCTCAAGTGCATTAAAGACAAAAAGGTCCCCATCGGGGTCACCGTGGTCATAGCAGCGTTGCTTCTCACCATAATCGCGCTGGCGG CTAAGAAATGCCCGTCCTGTCCATCCCGTTCCTCTCCTGTCCTTCCCAGCTGCCTGGGAAATGGGATCGGGTACAGGAAGAAGTGCTTTTACTTTGTGGAGGATGAAGGAGACTGGAACAGGAGTCAGATCTCTTGCCTTTCTCTTGGAGCCCATTTGTCCACCATTGACACGCAGGAGGAGCTG CATTTCCTCTTGCGCTATGGGAGTTCCTTCCACTACTGGATTGGTCTCCACAGGGAAGGCTCTGGACCTTGGAAATGGTCCAACGGGTCTCTCTTCAGCAACAG GTTTGAGGTCCGGGGCAAGGGCCAATGTGCCTATATCAATGCTGACGGGATCAGCAGCGACTGGTGCTCCCAGATGAAATACTCTGTCTGCAGCCACCCGCAAAAGCACCCCAGTGGGATTCAGAAAGATTCGGAAATCACTCTGAATTTCACCTGA
- the LOC104320052 gene encoding killer cell lectin-like receptor subfamily B member 1A, translating into MLSVGDCQCLAKDGRWPRTPVFLPVERKPPSPTDPWLFHPMEDEDGYMVLGRRGKQGAAGSLAPLPGAGAPSIPETGCPPPGSASLSPSLLAGGGDGTVQGDHGVRESSRGCQRAGLGCISLELRKSLCPLREGEGCKLCSTGWTLHGSKCCWMAERINPWSASWEDCVKRGAELLMPEDQDELGFVKEIVQKPTSYFWIGLSIPPGRKGWTWLNGSCLDQSWFQLSPRDEGRSCGVVREDRISSNSCSAGLQWICRKEATQL; encoded by the exons ATGTTGAGCGTAGGCGATTGCCAGTGTCTGGCAAAGGATGGCAGATGG CCCCGTACCCCAGTTTTCCTTCCTGTGGAGAGGAAGCCCCCGTCCCCCACGGACCCCTGGCTCTTCCACCCCATGGAGGACGAGGACGGCTACATGGTCTTAGGCCGACGGGGCAAGCAGGGTGCTGCGGGGAGCCTGGCTCCTCTCCCGGGTGCAG GTGCCCCCTCCATCCCTGAGACAGGATGCCCCCCTCCCGGCTCAGCGTCCCTCTCTCCCAGTCTCTTGGCTGGTGGCGGAGACGGGACGGTGCAAGGGGACCATGGGGTGCGGGAATCGTCGCGGGGATGCCAGCGTGCCGGCTTGGGCTGCATCTCCCTGGAGCTGAGGAAGAGCCTGTGTCCCCTGCGAG AGGGTGAGGGGTGCAAGCTCTGCTCCACGGGCTGGACGCTGCATGGGAGCAAGTGCTGTTGGATGGCCGAGAGGATCAACCCTTGGAGCGCGAGCTGGGAGGACTGTGTGAAGCGGGGTGCCGAGCTGCTGATGCCGGAGGACCAGGATGAGCTG GGTTTCGTAAAGGAAATTGTGCAGAAACCCACCAGCTACTTCTGGATCGGCCTCTCCATACCCCCTGGCAGGAAGGGCTGGACCTGGCTGAACGGCTCCTGCCTGGACCAGAGCTG GTTCCAGCTGAGCCCCCGGGATGAAGGCAGAAGCTGCGGGGTGGTCAGGGAGGACAGGATCAGCTCCAACAGCTGCAGTGCAGGGTTGCAGTGGATCTGCCGGAAAGAAGCCACCCAGCTCTGA
- the ZNF692 gene encoding zinc finger protein 692 isoform X1, which produces MERGPAEETPPMEPGRPGRQRAPDCIRRQKRRELDARRSKCRIRIGGHLERWCRLKEQLGFALHSQLAQFLLDRYSSHGCIWSPGEPEPNLLHADALQRLVVLSHGHGQECGFVPDVKPPAPGSTSQLVWECVAGHSFSWGVPGAAGDHTPTTGHHGEEQQEDSGCSSPLATGRRRSLRQAGLAAESSSGKGEAEPGGAAQLPIGDGDRTEEPGARCDDSDDGNAAPQVPTETGTVAKDHGSALIPEEKAEQGAEHQEEEEEEEDEDFAEDDDLAYTDDLRDENYHPSLDSDSELQRRQSQTKAHKKSVKEEQPPNEPNLTNSSPSEEKGGRVNCKRRAQPCDEDVAQIGPKRIRKAAKREILLCDFEGCGKIFSNRQYLNHHKKYQHVHQKTFTCSEPSCGKSFNFKKHLKEHEKLHSDKRDYICEFCARSFRTSSNLIIHRRIHTGEKPLQCEICGFTCRQKASLNWHMKKHDADSFYQFSCDICGKKFEKKDNVTAHKSKSHPEVPSGPPQAEGGQRQIVPSPPPNFRVGTQAGLEHPEVPGTLAVEPLEMPGLGDTLVSGGELEKTPPPIEASAEYSGQDPGVPRGQVMDSVGS; this is translated from the exons ATGGAGCGCGGCCCGGCGGAGGAG accccccccatgGAGCCGGGCCGCCCGGGCCGGCAGCGGGCCCCCGATTGCATCCGACGACAGAAGCGACGGGAGCTGGATGCCCGCCGCAGCAAGTGCCGCATCCGCATCGGGGGGCACCTGGAGCGCTGGTGTCGCCTCAAGGAGCAGCTCGGCTTCGCCCTGCACTCCCAGTTGGCCCAGTTCCTCCTCGACAG GTACAGCTCCCACGGCTGCATCTGGAGCCCAG GCGAGCCGGAGCCCAACCTTCTCCATGCCGATGCCCTGCAGCGCCTGGTCGTCCTGTCCCACGGTCATGGCCAAGAGTGCGGTTTCGTCCCTGACGTgaagcccccagccccaggcagcacGTCCCAGCTGGTGTGGGAGTGCGTGGCTGGGCACAGCTTCtcctggggtgtccctggggcgGCAGGGGACCATACCCCCACAACTGGCCACCATGGAGAGGAACAACAGGAGGACTCGGGGTGCAGCTCCCCACTGGCCACCGGCCGCCGGCGCTCGCTCCGGcaagcagggctggctgctgaGTCCAGCTCTGGGAAGGGCGAAGCTGAACCAGGGGGAGCAGCTCAATTGCCCATCGGTGATGGTGACCGGACGGAAGAGCCAGGAGCTCGCTGTGATGACAGTGATGATGGCAACGCAG CTCCCCAGGTGCCAACGGAGACGGGGACTGTGGCAAAAGATCATGGGAG TGCACTTATCCCGGAGGAGAAGGCGGAGCAGGGGGCTGAGCAccaagaagaagaggaggaagaggaggatgaggacTTTGCTGAGGATGATGACCTCGCCTACACCGATGATCTGCGTGATGAGAATTACCACCCATCTCTGGACAG TGACTCTGAGCTGCAGCGACGACAAAGCCAGACCAAAGCTCATAAGAAATCTGTAAAGGAGGAGCAGCCCCCAAATGAGCCAAACCTGACCAACTCCAGCCCGTCAGAGGAGAAGGGTGGACGAGTCAA CTGCAAGAGGCGAGCGCAGCCGTGCGATGAGGACGTGGCCCAGATCGGCCCAAAGAGGATCAG GAAGGCAGCGAAGCGTGAGATCCTCCTGTGTGACTTTGAAGGCTGTGGCAAGATCTTCTCCAACCGCCAGTACCTGAAC CACCACAAGAAGTACCAGCACGTCCACCAGAAGACCTTCACCTGCTCAGAGCCCAGCTGTGGCAAGTCCTTCAACTTCAAGAAGCACCTCAAGGAGCACGAGAAACTGCACAGTG ACAAGCGGGACTATATCTGCGAGTTCTGCGCCCGTTCCTTTCGTACCAGCAGCAACTTGATCATCCACAGACGCATCCACACAGGCGAGAAACCCCTGCA GTGTGAGATCTGCGGCTTCACCTGCCGCCAGAAAGCCTCCCTGAACTGGCACATGAAGAAACACGACGCCGACTCCTTCTACCAGTTCTCCTGCGACATCTGCGGCAAGAAGTTCGAGAAGAAAGACAACGTCACCGCCCACAAAAGCAAAAGTCACCCTGAAGTGCCCAGCGGACCCCCCCAGGCCGAGGGGGGCCAGCGGCAGATAGTGCCATCCCCACCGCCCAACTTCAGGGTAGGGacgcaggcagggctggagcatcCAGAGGTACCTGGAACGTTGGCTGTGGAACCCCTGGAGATGCCAGGGCTTGGGGACACCCTGGTGAGTGGTGGTGAACTGGAGAAGACCCCACCTCCCATTGAAGCCTCAGCTGAATATAGCGGGCAGGATCCAGGCGTGCCCCGAGGCCAGGTGATGGACAGCGTTGGGTCGTAG
- the ZNF692 gene encoding zinc finger protein 692 isoform X2, with protein MEPGRPGRQRAPDCIRRQKRRELDARRSKCRIRIGGHLERWCRLKEQLGFALHSQLAQFLLDRYSSHGCIWSPGEPEPNLLHADALQRLVVLSHGHGQECGFVPDVKPPAPGSTSQLVWECVAGHSFSWGVPGAAGDHTPTTGHHGEEQQEDSGCSSPLATGRRRSLRQAGLAAESSSGKGEAEPGGAAQLPIGDGDRTEEPGARCDDSDDGNAAPQVPTETGTVAKDHGSALIPEEKAEQGAEHQEEEEEEEDEDFAEDDDLAYTDDLRDENYHPSLDSDSELQRRQSQTKAHKKSVKEEQPPNEPNLTNSSPSEEKGGRVNCKRRAQPCDEDVAQIGPKRIRKAAKREILLCDFEGCGKIFSNRQYLNHHKKYQHVHQKTFTCSEPSCGKSFNFKKHLKEHEKLHSDKRDYICEFCARSFRTSSNLIIHRRIHTGEKPLQCEICGFTCRQKASLNWHMKKHDADSFYQFSCDICGKKFEKKDNVTAHKSKSHPEVPSGPPQAEGGQRQIVPSPPPNFRVGTQAGLEHPEVPGTLAVEPLEMPGLGDTLVSGGELEKTPPPIEASAEYSGQDPGVPRGQVMDSVGS; from the exons atgGAGCCGGGCCGCCCGGGCCGGCAGCGGGCCCCCGATTGCATCCGACGACAGAAGCGACGGGAGCTGGATGCCCGCCGCAGCAAGTGCCGCATCCGCATCGGGGGGCACCTGGAGCGCTGGTGTCGCCTCAAGGAGCAGCTCGGCTTCGCCCTGCACTCCCAGTTGGCCCAGTTCCTCCTCGACAG GTACAGCTCCCACGGCTGCATCTGGAGCCCAG GCGAGCCGGAGCCCAACCTTCTCCATGCCGATGCCCTGCAGCGCCTGGTCGTCCTGTCCCACGGTCATGGCCAAGAGTGCGGTTTCGTCCCTGACGTgaagcccccagccccaggcagcacGTCCCAGCTGGTGTGGGAGTGCGTGGCTGGGCACAGCTTCtcctggggtgtccctggggcgGCAGGGGACCATACCCCCACAACTGGCCACCATGGAGAGGAACAACAGGAGGACTCGGGGTGCAGCTCCCCACTGGCCACCGGCCGCCGGCGCTCGCTCCGGcaagcagggctggctgctgaGTCCAGCTCTGGGAAGGGCGAAGCTGAACCAGGGGGAGCAGCTCAATTGCCCATCGGTGATGGTGACCGGACGGAAGAGCCAGGAGCTCGCTGTGATGACAGTGATGATGGCAACGCAG CTCCCCAGGTGCCAACGGAGACGGGGACTGTGGCAAAAGATCATGGGAG TGCACTTATCCCGGAGGAGAAGGCGGAGCAGGGGGCTGAGCAccaagaagaagaggaggaagaggaggatgaggacTTTGCTGAGGATGATGACCTCGCCTACACCGATGATCTGCGTGATGAGAATTACCACCCATCTCTGGACAG TGACTCTGAGCTGCAGCGACGACAAAGCCAGACCAAAGCTCATAAGAAATCTGTAAAGGAGGAGCAGCCCCCAAATGAGCCAAACCTGACCAACTCCAGCCCGTCAGAGGAGAAGGGTGGACGAGTCAA CTGCAAGAGGCGAGCGCAGCCGTGCGATGAGGACGTGGCCCAGATCGGCCCAAAGAGGATCAG GAAGGCAGCGAAGCGTGAGATCCTCCTGTGTGACTTTGAAGGCTGTGGCAAGATCTTCTCCAACCGCCAGTACCTGAAC CACCACAAGAAGTACCAGCACGTCCACCAGAAGACCTTCACCTGCTCAGAGCCCAGCTGTGGCAAGTCCTTCAACTTCAAGAAGCACCTCAAGGAGCACGAGAAACTGCACAGTG ACAAGCGGGACTATATCTGCGAGTTCTGCGCCCGTTCCTTTCGTACCAGCAGCAACTTGATCATCCACAGACGCATCCACACAGGCGAGAAACCCCTGCA GTGTGAGATCTGCGGCTTCACCTGCCGCCAGAAAGCCTCCCTGAACTGGCACATGAAGAAACACGACGCCGACTCCTTCTACCAGTTCTCCTGCGACATCTGCGGCAAGAAGTTCGAGAAGAAAGACAACGTCACCGCCCACAAAAGCAAAAGTCACCCTGAAGTGCCCAGCGGACCCCCCCAGGCCGAGGGGGGCCAGCGGCAGATAGTGCCATCCCCACCGCCCAACTTCAGGGTAGGGacgcaggcagggctggagcatcCAGAGGTACCTGGAACGTTGGCTGTGGAACCCCTGGAGATGCCAGGGCTTGGGGACACCCTGGTGAGTGGTGGTGAACTGGAGAAGACCCCACCTCCCATTGAAGCCTCAGCTGAATATAGCGGGCAGGATCCAGGCGTGCCCCGAGGCCAGGTGATGGACAGCGTTGGGTCGTAG